GGTTCGACGTACTTGATGCGCTTCGACACGAGCGTGTGCACTTCGAGGCCAATCGTGCCGCGCGTGACGCCCGGCTGTCGTTCGCCCACGTCGAAGCCTTCGAGATCCCCATCTCGTTGACCGTCTCGATCGATGTCCGACGGCTGCGCACATTGCAGTTGCCCCGTAGCAGGTTGCGTGTTGCACGCATGCATCGGTTCACCGAGCGCAAAGCGACCTTCCACGCCGAAGAGCAACGTGGGCTTGGTGCGATCACGCGCCTGGTTCATGAAGGCGCTCGTGTCGATACCCACCGCGAGGTACTCGAGGCCGCTGCGATCCGGTGACTTGAACGGAAGCGAGAAAAGCTGTTCCCCAGGCGCGCCTTGAAGCACCACGGATTGCGCTTGATCGCTGCCGTCGAGCGCCGTGAGCTCGCGCGTGTTGCTGAGGATGATGGGCAGACGGAAGTAGAGCGCGAGGTCTTTGTAGAGACCGACGTCGACGCGTGGAATGAGGCGCGATGTCGACTCGGAATACGCCGCGACGTTGAGCAAGCTCGACGTGAAACCGCCCGAGGTGAGACCAGGCCCGAAGATGTTGGTCTCGCGCTGGATCTTCGCGGACTTGGAGGAGAATTGAAAGCCGAGGCTCACAGCGATGTCGAACGGATCGCCATCATCGAAGGCATCGATCACGTTCACCACTTCGCCTGGCTCTTGCATGATCCGCGGCTCGGTAGCACTGCGCGGTTCGTCCGCGCGCGCCACTTGTGCATCGAGCGATGCTACGAGCGCAAAAGATGCCGCAAGAAGTGCGGACATACCGCGGACACGACGTCCGAGGCAAAGCCCCATGCCCCTGTGATCGCAGACCGTTCCGCCTTCCATGTCGAACCTTTCCGTTCGACGGACGCTAGCGGCGTACGTGGTGATATGTCAATCGGATCGAGCGTCATTCGCAACGGCGGCTCGACATCCGCACAGTACCCGAGCCGCTGGGCGTAACGAGGACCGCTTCAGGCGTCTTCCGAGCCCATGGGCGCCGGAAGGTAACTGTCTCGGGGCCCCGGAGCAGACAGTGGCGCGTCGCTCGGTCGTTCTTCGACATCTTCGACGGCATCTTCGACGAAAATTGCGTCGGTGATGTCCTCGGCGTTCAGTTCTTCACGTGCCGAGCTCAGATCACGCGAGGTTTGGTCGAGACGATCGGCGAGGACGCCCAGGAACTGCCAGAGCAACTTGACCGCAAGCTCGGCTTCCTTGCGCAAGACCTCGAAAAAGTCGCTGCGATGCAGGACGATGAGCTCACTCGGCTCGGATGCCGTCACGGTTGCCGATCGCGGCACGGCGCGAATCAGCGCCATCTCGCCGAAGTGTTCCCCAGGTCCGAAATCGTTGAGAACAGTTTCGCCGCGACTGACGCGCACTTCGCCCGAGAGCACGATGAACAGCTCGTCGCCGCGATCGCCCTCTTGCACGACGACTTGACCCGGGTCGTACGAAACGACCTCGGCGACCTGCATGATGCGCAGCATCTCGCGCTCGTTGAGGCGCGCGAAGAGCGGCATCTTCGAGAGCAGCTCGCGCTTGAGCTGAAGTCTTCGTGCACGACTGTCGTCACGTTCGTCGCCTTTGCCGAGACGAACGATGATGGCGGTGATGTTGTCCTTGCCGCCCTTGCGATTCGCTAGCTCCAGCAGAGCCGTTGCTGTCGCATCACCATCTTCGTCTTCGAGGTACGGTTCGAGCTCGGCGGTGTGCGCGATGTATCCATGCAAGCCGTCGGACGCGAGGAGGAATTGATCCCCAGGTAAAACCTCGATCGTGAGCGTGTCGACTTCGACGCGTTCGTACACGCCCACCGCGCGCGTGATCGCGTTCTTCTGAGCGACCTTGTCGATCTGTTCGCGCGTGAGTTTTCCGCGCTTGATGAGCTCGTTGTAGACGGTGTGATCTTCGGTGATCTGTTGGGCCGAGCCGTCGCGCAGCAAGTAGATGCGACTGTCCCCGACGTGCGCGATGAATCCGTACGAGCCGACGATGAGCAGCGCGGAGAGCGTGGTGCCCATGCCGCGTTTGTTCGTGTCGGCTTTCGCTTCGTCGTGAATTTTTGCGCATGCGCGCTGCACGGCGGTCTCGAGGACGCCGAGGATTTCCTTGGATCCGATGCGCGCACTCACACCCTCGTCGGTGTACTTGTCGATGACGTCGCGATTTTTCTTGACCTCTTCGTGAATGATCCGCACCGCAATTGCGCTCGCGACCTCGCCCGCAGCATGGCCGCCCATGCCGTCCGCGACGATGGAAAGCGCGAGCTTCTTGTCGACGAGGAAGTTGTCCTCGTTGTGGTCACGAACGCGACCCACATCGGTGGCTGCGTAGAACTGGATCGTGTCGGACGACGGCATCGCCCCGCGAGGCTACCATGGGCGTTCGCGCGCTCTCCACTTCTTGGTTTCTTTTGATGAAGCGGTGGGGTCGATGAGCAGTCACATGCGTTTCGTCGCACGCGTCTAGCTTGCAAACGGTTGGGTTTGTCGGAGCACTTCGCCACCCGCAACGTTTCAGGTGCTCACACGGACAAACCCGGCCCTGCCAAACCTCTTGCGGTCCGACTGCACTTCGATTGTAGGGATTGGAAATATGGGGAAATCGAGCGGATTTGCGGCCTGAATACCTGATCGATATTCAACGGGCTACTCGTCTTCGGATTCGTCTTCCGGCATTGCGTCTTCGTCATCCGCTTCGACTTCGCGCAGCGTGGTGTCGACCATCATGGCCGATTCTTCCTCGGGCGGCGGGGCCGGCGGATCCTCTCGCTCATCGATGGGCTCGTCCACGTGGCACGCCGAGGCCAAGGTGACAAACACGATGCCGACAAACAGGTGGACCAACGAACGTCGGCTGCTCGAATTTCGACGCATTGCAGTATCTCCCTTACCCCCACCTCGGCGACAAACCACTTTCATTCCCTCGGTAAACGTATGCCATCGCTGCACGAGTGTGAATTTGCGGGCATTGTCCAGAGCGGCTTGCTCTAGGCATGTCCCAAGGTTTGCAAGGCATGGGCCACCTCGAGTTTCGCCGAAATCGTGCGGTTTTACGGTGTACCGTGTCAAAGCTTTCGCGCGAAAACATCGGTAGTGCGCAAAAGCTTGGGCACGTGGACAAACGTGCTCGGCCCGCTGTCGCAATGCGCAAATATCCTGCGTTGCGCAATCGAAAACCGGCCATGCACTTTCGAAGTTGCAAAACAGCCAGCGCCCACATCGTTTGTGGTCAAACGTTCGACAGGATCTCGCAAGACCGCACCGAGCAAAAAGAAGACCGCAAAACCGCGACGCAGCCATGCCTTGTCGAAAACGCCGAGTTGCGCCTATCTTCGCGCGATGCCAGCGCCGGATGTGAAGTCCCAACAAGGTGAATCGTTCTTCTTCGCGGCCGGTCCCCATCAGGCCGGCGAGCTACGAATCACCTCGTTCACGGGCCGAGAACGGCTCTCCAAACCGTTTGACCTCCAAGTTGTCGTCACGTTCTCCGGACCAGAGGACCAAGAAAAGCTCATCACCACCATCGTCGGACAAGCGGCGTGGTTACGCATCGAGCACGAACAGGCGCCGCACACCATCGGTGGCATCGTCGCAAGCGCCACGTTTGCCGGGTCGCACACGCAAGGCACGAGCTACAAGCTGCGACTCGTTCCAACGTTGTGGAGGCTCTCGCGCCGCAAAAACACACGCATTTTCCAAGACCTCGACGTGACCACCATCGTCTCGATGCTCCTCGACGAACACCGCGTGGTCCATCGCTTCAGTTTGTCCAGGAAATACCCACTACGCGCCTACTGCGTGCAGTACGATGAAACCGATCTCGCTTTCGTCATGCGGCTGCTCGCCGAAGAGGGCATCGCATTTTATTTCGATCACACCTCTCCGCCTGCGTCTGTTTTGGTGATGACCGACAGCCTGCTCCTCACGCCCATGATATGCGGCTCGCCGGCGCTCCTGTTTCGGCGCGAAATGCCGGGAATGCCGCCTCGAGAAGATCACGTGCTCGAAATGGACGCACAGCGCACCGTCAAGCCTTCGGCGCTGCGCGTACGGGATTATGATTTTCAAAGGCCACGAATGGATCTCGCTGGCGCGGCGACTTCGGCCGAAAAGCTTTCTCCTGGCGTCGATCTGGACCATTACGAACATCACGGGGAATACGAAGAGTCCGATGCGCGGGACGAAGAAGCGACCGTCGTGCTCGAACAGCTTCGCCGGCGCATGCGCATCAGCACTGGGCGCACGCCTTGTCGAAGGCTCGCTCCAGGGCATCGCTTCACGCTTGCGGACCACGAAGATGCGTCGCTCGACGGCGATTTTTTGGTATTGCGCGTCGATCATCGCGGCTATGGCGCCGGGGCAAACCCTCCAGGCACGCCGACGTACGAGGCGACGTTTCGCTGCACGTCTGCTGCAGAAGGTTTGCGCCCCAAGCGTCCCGCGCGTTTCGTGCGGCAAGTCGTCGAATCAGCGACGGTCACGGGTCCGGCGGGACAAGAGATACACACGGACGAATACGGACGAATACGGGTGCATTTTCATTGGGATGCCAAGCCCGATATGGGCAAAAATTCGTGCTGGATTCGCGTGGCGCAAAATTGGGCCGGTGAAGGCTGGGGGTTTCAATTCATTCCGCGCATCGGTATGGAAGTGCTCGTCACGTTTCTCGGTGGCGACTTGGATCGTCCCGTCGTCATTGGATGTTTACCGAATGCAACACATCCGCCACCTCATCCGCTTCCTACGGGAGCCGCAAAAAGCGGTATTCGCACGCAGTCGACGCCGGGAGGAGGCGGTTACAATGAAATTGCCTTCGACGACACGGCAGGCAGCGAAGTGCTTTCGCTACACGCGCAAAAGTCATTCATTCAAGAAATCGGCGACGACGTATCGGCAACGGTCGGTGGGAATCGCCGCACGAGCGTCGCGGGTACCGATTCATTGGACGTGCAAGGCATGCGAACGGTGACCGTCGCCGCAGGATTACGCGAAGAAATCATGGGCGATCACGAACGGTTCGTCATGGGCGCGACGAAGCTCGAGCATTTCGGCAATCGCGAGGTCATTGCGTATGCGCATGATCAGGCCCGCGTCGATGGTTCGCTGGTGCGAACGATTCGCGGTGATGCGGTCATCACGACGGCGGGGCATGCGACCGTGACGATTGGCACTTCGGACATGGGCGAGGCGCAGGCGCAGGTATCGGGCACGTTGGTCGTTGGAGCCACCAAAGGATTGCGTCTCGTTTGCGATGAAAGGATTACGCTGGCCGTAGGCGACAATGCCATTACAATCGATTCCGAAGGCATTACGCTGGACGCGAAAAACGTTCGCATCATGGGCGCGGAATCGGTATCTGCGTCAGGTCCCGGACCCGCTATGACGCTCGCCGAAGAAGCGCAGATCAGCGCCAAGGCCATTCGGCTATTCGCGAAAGAGGCGCGCGTCGAGCTCGAGGAAGACGCCATCGTCAAGGGGCGCAAGGTGCTGCTCAATTGCAAGGCAAGCGATCCGAGCGAAAAAGACGACGACAAGAAGAAAGAGATGAAGCAGATCAGCCTGCGATTTACGGATACAGCGGGCGAACCTTACGCAAAAAAACATTATCGCACGGGCGTTTCGGGCATCATTTCCGAGGGAGAAACCAGTGCGGATGGCGACGTGAAAGTCGACGTACCCGTGGACGCGAAGATCATGCAAATTCGGCTATGGGTGAGGGATTATCCGGAAGGACAAACCAAAGATTACTCGATTACCTTGGCGGAGGAATTGCCGCCGGTCGACACGGTGCGGGGTGTAAAGCAACGCTTGGGGAATCTCGGATATTATGATGGGCCGATCAATGATGACGCGAGCACGCTGAAGGGGCCGCTCGGGCGATTTCAGCGCGACAAGGGACTCGAAGTGACAGGCACGATTGACGACGCGACGAAGGCGGAGCTCGAGAAAGTTCACGGGCATTGATATGGCAAAAGGGGACGCTCAGGCAAACGCGCCGGACGAATCGGGTGGTCACAAGGCTACGTTCGATGCAAACACGACCATTGCCGAAAGTGCCGACTACGGTGACGAGCCGCCGCGCATTTTGATGGGGATCAACGATGCACCCGTGCAAGCGCCCGATGGAGCGGTTTTCAAAGACGGCGAAATCGAAAAGCACGAGCTCGAGGGGCCGTTCGACAAAGACAAACTGCTCACGGTACTGAAGACCGTGCGAAAGCGCCTCGGCGAAAGTTACGATGCGGTGTGGAAGACGCAGGCAAAACCCATCGAAGCTTGGGGCAAAGACAAGAACGAAGAGCGCTGGGCGCAGATGTTTGCGGAGCGTTATGTCGGAATCACCTATGGTGGGCCCGGACAATCGTATTTCGGCGGAGGTCACTGGGATGCGTTCATTTTTTCGCGGGCGCAGCCGCGCATGCGCAAAGTGACGCTTTACGAATACGATGCGGTCGAAAGAAATCAACACGTCATCGCTCGTCGCGGCACGACGCAAGTCGCCGATTGGACCGATCCTGAAAATATCACGGCCAAACACGAGCGCCCACCCAATCAATGTTACCTCGGTGAATGGGAAGAGAACAAGGATCCGGCCATTCCGATCATCGGTGCCTGCCAGCAGACGACGTCGTACGGCGCCATTGCGCA
The Polyangiaceae bacterium genome window above contains:
- a CDS encoding Stp1/IreP family PP2C-type Ser/Thr phosphatase, yielding MPSSDTIQFYAATDVGRVRDHNEDNFLVDKKLALSIVADGMGGHAAGEVASAIAVRIIHEEVKKNRDVIDKYTDEGVSARIGSKEILGVLETAVQRACAKIHDEAKADTNKRGMGTTLSALLIVGSYGFIAHVGDSRIYLLRDGSAQQITEDHTVYNELIKRGKLTREQIDKVAQKNAITRAVGVYERVEVDTLTIEVLPGDQFLLASDGLHGYIAHTAELEPYLEDEDGDATATALLELANRKGGKDNITAIIVRLGKGDERDDSRARRLQLKRELLSKMPLFARLNEREMLRIMQVAEVVSYDPGQVVVQEGDRGDELFIVLSGEVRVSRGETVLNDFGPGEHFGEMALIRAVPRSATVTASEPSELIVLHRSDFFEVLRKEAELAVKLLWQFLGVLADRLDQTSRDLSSAREELNAEDITDAIFVEDAVEDVEERPSDAPLSAPGPRDSYLPAPMGSEDA
- the tssI gene encoding type VI secretion system tip protein VgrG, with the translated sequence MPAPDVKSQQGESFFFAAGPHQAGELRITSFTGRERLSKPFDLQVVVTFSGPEDQEKLITTIVGQAAWLRIEHEQAPHTIGGIVASATFAGSHTQGTSYKLRLVPTLWRLSRRKNTRIFQDLDVTTIVSMLLDEHRVVHRFSLSRKYPLRAYCVQYDETDLAFVMRLLAEEGIAFYFDHTSPPASVLVMTDSLLLTPMICGSPALLFRREMPGMPPREDHVLEMDAQRTVKPSALRVRDYDFQRPRMDLAGAATSAEKLSPGVDLDHYEHHGEYEESDARDEEATVVLEQLRRRMRISTGRTPCRRLAPGHRFTLADHEDASLDGDFLVLRVDHRGYGAGANPPGTPTYEATFRCTSAAEGLRPKRPARFVRQVVESATVTGPAGQEIHTDEYGRIRVHFHWDAKPDMGKNSCWIRVAQNWAGEGWGFQFIPRIGMEVLVTFLGGDLDRPVVIGCLPNATHPPPHPLPTGAAKSGIRTQSTPGGGGYNEIAFDDTAGSEVLSLHAQKSFIQEIGDDVSATVGGNRRTSVAGTDSLDVQGMRTVTVAAGLREEIMGDHERFVMGATKLEHFGNREVIAYAHDQARVDGSLVRTIRGDAVITTAGHATVTIGTSDMGEAQAQVSGTLVVGATKGLRLVCDERITLAVGDNAITIDSEGITLDAKNVRIMGAESVSASGPGPAMTLAEEAQISAKAIRLFAKEARVELEEDAIVKGRKVLLNCKASDPSEKDDDKKKEMKQISLRFTDTAGEPYAKKHYRTGVSGIISEGETSADGDVKVDVPVDAKIMQIRLWVRDYPEGQTKDYSITLAEELPPVDTVRGVKQRLGNLGYYDGPINDDASTLKGPLGRFQRDKGLEVTGTIDDATKAELEKVHGH